A single Panthera uncia isolate 11264 chromosome E2 unlocalized genomic scaffold, Puncia_PCG_1.0 HiC_scaffold_19, whole genome shotgun sequence DNA region contains:
- the CAPNS2 gene encoding calpain small subunit 2: MFLAKALLEGADRGLGEALGGLLGGGGQRRGGGGGGGRNIGGIVGGIVNFISEAAAAQYTPEPPPTQQHFTNVEANESEEVRRFRQQFAQLAGPDMEVGATDLMNILNKVLSKHKDLKTDGFSLDTCRSIVSVMDSDTTGKLGFEEFKYLWNNIKKWQCIYKQYDRDHSGSLGSSQLRGALQAAGFQLNEQLYQMIIRRYADEDGSMDFNNFISCLVRLDAMFRAFKSLDRGAGGLVQVSIQEWLQLTMYS; encoded by the coding sequence ATGTTTCTGGCAAAGGCTTTATTGGAAGGGGCTGATCGGGGTCTTGGGGAAGCTCTTGGAGGCCTTCTTGGAGGAGGCGgtcagagaagaggaggaggaggtggaggaggaagaaatatTGGCGGGATAGTTGGAGGAATTGTGAATTTCATCAGCGAGGCTGCTGCAGCTCAGTACACCCCAGAACCCCCTCCCACTCAGCAGCATTTCACCAACGTGGAGGCCAACGAAAGTGAGGAAGTTCGTCGGTTTCGGCAACAGTTTGCACAGCTGGCTGGGCCGGACATGGAGGTGGGTGCCACCGACCTAATGAATATTCTCAACAAAGTCCTTTCTAAGCACAAGGACCTGAAGACCGACGGCTTTAGTCTTGACACCTGCCGGAGCATCGTGTCTGTGATGGACAGTGACACGACCGGCAAGCTGGGCTTCGAAGAATTTAAGTACCTCTGGAACAACATCAAGAAATGGCAGTGCATTTATAAGCAGTATGACAGGGACCATTCTGGGtctctgggaagttctcagctgcgAGGGGCTCTCCAGGCAGCAGGTTTCCAGCTAAACGAGCAACTTTACCAGATGATCATCCGCCGGTACGCCGACGAGGATGGAAGCATGGATTTCAACAATTTCATCAGCTGCCTGGTCCGCCTGGATGCCATGTTCCGTGCCTTCAAGTCTCTGGATAGAGGTGCAGGCGGCCTGGTTCAGGTGTCCATCCAAGAATGGCTGCAGCTGACCATGTATTCCTGA